One segment of Streptomyces sp. NBC_00576 DNA contains the following:
- a CDS encoding C40 family peptidase has translation MSALNRVPSMMSRAGTASALTLAAVGGSLVLPGVVTDAAAITPPTKALQIAASKKGSPYKYGAAGPKKFDCSGLTQYSFKKAGKSLPRTAAAQYNKTKHISAKSRKSGDLVFFHSGSNVYHVGIYAGKGKIWHSPKTGDVVKLQKIWTKSVWYGRVS, from the coding sequence ATGTCTGCGCTCAATCGTGTCCCGTCGATGATGAGCAGGGCCGGGACGGCCTCCGCTCTCACCCTCGCCGCCGTGGGCGGCAGCCTGGTGCTCCCAGGCGTCGTGACCGACGCCGCGGCAATCACACCGCCGACGAAGGCACTTCAGATCGCGGCCTCCAAGAAGGGCTCCCCGTACAAGTACGGCGCGGCGGGACCGAAGAAGTTCGACTGCTCCGGTCTTACGCAGTATTCGTTCAAGAAGGCGGGCAAGTCCCTGCCGCGTACGGCGGCGGCCCAGTACAACAAGACCAAGCACATCTCCGCAAAGAGCCGCAAAAGCGGAGACCTGGTCTTCTTCCACTCGGGCTCGAACGTCTACCACGTGGGCATCTACGCCGGAAAGGGAAAGATCTGGCACTCCCCGAAGACCGGGGACGTCGTGAAGCTCCAGAAGATCTGGACGAAGAGCGTCTGGTACGGCCGGGTCAGCTGA
- a CDS encoding ATP-binding protein, translating into MADHLEASVTLPSDPASVSAARAYVADVLAEWGLPGDTEAADTIRLIVSELATNAVQHTFGLSPTFTVDIALDRDENLRIGVTDSHPRFPKRLPAAVQQDNGRGMVIIRWLTAESGGKLRVRPTREGGKTVSIELPWTAPAAPAAPGRPPVTAAGQQEP; encoded by the coding sequence ATGGCAGACCACCTGGAAGCATCCGTCACTCTGCCGAGCGATCCCGCCTCGGTCTCCGCCGCCCGCGCATATGTGGCCGATGTGCTGGCGGAATGGGGCCTGCCGGGTGACACCGAAGCCGCCGACACCATCCGCCTGATCGTCTCGGAACTCGCCACCAACGCCGTACAGCACACCTTCGGGTTGTCGCCCACCTTCACGGTGGACATCGCCCTCGACCGTGACGAGAACCTGCGCATCGGAGTGACCGACAGTCACCCGCGCTTCCCCAAGCGACTGCCCGCCGCCGTCCAGCAGGACAACGGCCGAGGGATGGTCATCATCCGCTGGCTGACCGCCGAGTCGGGCGGCAAACTGCGCGTCCGGCCCACCCGAGAGGGTGGCAAGACGGTGTCGATCGAACTTCCCTGGACGGCCCCGGCGGCCCCGGCGGCCCCGGGCAGGCCCCCGGTGACAGCGGCGGGCCAGCAGGAGCCGTAA